In Eleutherodactylus coqui strain aEleCoq1 chromosome 11, aEleCoq1.hap1, whole genome shotgun sequence, a single window of DNA contains:
- the LOC136581683 gene encoding borealin-2-like, with protein MPPKRVRRKLGSRAQGSGDSGLGMVNPLQEQKNEKIRLFMEDFMQQKKERMMEVKKELEALARLPDQILEVELLKMPMSVRQMKVGEYYKLMEMNKAEPAPLVKADSLDEELREAGLVKNGKKGKVMASVESHRSVSSKGMSTTQKNRTVQKVPKSKSLISLTKDTGKTSTSLPRSISVTPLGKAPKKMTATSTWNTGSRPSRNMTGPVTRSTRNRTASSLSDDPLHEGLPFVHIPLVDGQTLSSAYDDLESLNVQLLRQDTVQHIHTLVGQLTNLCAKASSTQNLAGSNGST; from the exons ATGCCCCCAAAGAGAGTGAGAAGGAAGTTGGGGTCCCGGGCTCAGGGAAGCGGGGACTCTGGGCTGGGAATGGTGAACCCCCTGCAGGAGCAGAAGAACGAGAAGATCCGACTGTTCATGGAGGACTTCATGCAGCAAA AGAAGGAACGTATGATGGAGGTCAAGAAGGAACTGGAGGCTCTAGCTAGGCTTCCCGATCAGATCCTGGAGGTGGAGCTCCTGAAGATGCCGATGTCAGTGAGACAGATGAAGGTCGGGGAGTATTACA AGTTGATGGAAATGAACAAGGCAGAACCTGCTCCTCTTGTGAAG GCTGACAGTCTGGATGAAGAGCTGCGAGAGGCCGGACTTGTAAAGAACGGCAAGAAAG GTAAAGTGATGGCGTCTGTGGAATCCCACCGTTCTGTCAGCTCTAAAGGGATGTCAACCACACAGAAGAACAGGACCGTCCAAAAG GTTCCCAAAAGTAAATCTCTTATATCGCTGACGAAGGATACAGGGAAGACGTCTACATCTTTACCAAG GTCAATATCTGTAACTCCACTCGGTAAAGCTCCCAAAAAGATGACTGCAACGTCCACCTGGAATACTGGATCCAGACCTTCAAG AAATATGACCGGTCCGGTCACCCGGTCCACAAGAAACCGGACTGCCTCGTCGCTGAGTGACGACCCTCTACATGAAGGCCTTCCTTTCGTACATATACCACTGGTGGATGGTCAG ACTTTATCATCAGCATACGATGACCTGGAGTCCCTGAATGTGCAGCTGCTGAGACAAGACACGGTGCAGCACATCCACACGCTGGTG GGTCAGCTCACCAACCTGTGCGCAAAAGCATCATCCACACAGAATCTTGCAGGGAGCAACGGGTCAACGTGA
- the GPT2 gene encoding alanine aminotransferase 2, translating into MRLRSALRDLFRGPRRCSSSAAEAPAARRSRDRILTLQSMNPQVRAVEYAVRGAIVLKAGEIERELQQGIKKPFSEVIKANIGDAHAMGQQPITFLRQVVALCTYPDLLDSPRFPPDAKDRARRILQSCGGQSLGSYSASQGVSCIREDVARYIERRDGGIPADPDNIYLTTGASDGIASILKILVSGEGTARTGVMIPIPQYPLYSAAISELNAVQVNYYLDEEHCWALDVSELRKALYRAKEYSNPKVLCIINPGNPTGQVQSRRCIEEVIHFAWEEGLFLLADEVYQDNVYSEDCQFHSFKKVLHEMGPEYSGTVELASFHSTSKGYMGECGYRGGYMEVLNLHPDIQAQLVKMLSVRLCPPVSGQAAMDVVVNPPKPDEESHQQFIQEKEAVLSSLAHKAQLTEELFNQVPGIQCNPLQGAMYAFPRIFIPPSAVEKAEELQTAPDMFYCMRLLEETGICVVPGSGFGQRDGTYHFRMTILPPVEKLRRLLQSVKDFHVRFLDEFS; encoded by the exons ATGCGGCTCCGCTCCGCGCTCCGGGACCTCTTCCGCGGCCCCCGCAGGTGCAGCAGCTCCGCCGCGGAGGCCCCGGCCGCCCGCCGCTCCCGGGACAGGATCCTCACTCTGCAGTCCATGAACCCGCAGGTCCGGGCGGTGGAGTACGCGGTGCGGGGAGCCATTGTGCTGAAAGCCGGGGAGATAGAGAGGGAGCTGCAGCAG ggaatcAAGAAGCCGTTCAGCGAGGTCATTAAGGCGAACATCGGCGACGCTCATGCCATGGgacagcagccaatcacgttcCTGCGGCAG GTGGTCGCTCTTTGCACGTATCCCGACCTGTTAGATAGCCCTCGCTTCCCACCAGATGCCAAAGACCGGGCCAGGCGCATCCTGCAGTCGTGCGGAGGACAGAGCCTCG GCTCCTACAGCGCCAGCCAGGGGGTCTCCTGTATCCGGGAAGATGTCGCTCGGTATATCGAGCGGCGGGACGGAGGCATTCCTGCGGACCCAGACAATATCTATCTCACCACTGGAGCCAGTGATGGCATCGCT AGCATCCTGAAGATCCTGGTATCTGGGGAGGGGACGGCCCGGACGGGGGTCATGATCCCCATCCCTCAGTATCCCTTATACTCGGCGGCCATATCTGAGCTGAACGCCGTGCAGGTGAACTACTACCTGGACGAGGAGCACTGCTGGGCTCTGGATGTCAGCGAGCTGCGGAAGGCCTTGTACCGGGCCAAGGAATACTCCAACCCCAAGGTGCTGTGTATTATAAACCCTGGGAACCCCACCG GGCAGGTGCAGAGCCGGCGCTGCATAGAAGAAGTCATCCACTTTGCCTGGGAGGAGGGGCTGTTCCTTCTGGCCGATGAG GTCTATCAGGACAACGTCTATTCTGAGGACTGCCAGTTCCATTCCTTCAAGAAAGTCCTGCATGAGATGGGTCCAGAATACAGCGGCACCGTGGAGCTCGCCTCGTTCCACTCCACCTCCAAAGGTTACATGGGAGA GTGTGGCTACCGTGGGGGGTACATGGAGGTGCTGAACCTGCACCCCGACATCCAGGCCCAGCTGGTGAAGATGCTCTCTGTGCGCCTGTGTCCTCCGGTGTCCGGCCAGGCAGCCATGGATGTGGTGGTGAACCCCCCAAAGCCTGACGAGGAGTCCCATCAGCAGTTCATCCAG GAGAAGGAAGCCGTTCTCTCCTCTCTGGCTCACAAGGCTCAGCTAACGGAGGAATTGTTCAACCAGGTTCCTGGCATTCAGTGTAATCCCCTGCAGGGGGCGATGTACGCCTTCCCCcgaatctttattcctccaagcgCCGTAGAAAAGGCTGAG GAGTTGCAGACGGCCCCTGACATGTTTTACTGCATGCGGTTGCTGGAGGAGACCGGGATCTGCGTCGTTCCTGGAAGCGGATTTGGGCAGCGAGACGGGACTTATCACTTTAG AATGACCATCCTGCCGCCGGTGGAGAAGCTGCGCCGCTTGTTGCAGAGCGTGAAGGATTTCCACGTACGTTTCCTGGATGAATTCTCCTGA